One genomic region from Streptomyces sp. Li-HN-5-11 encodes:
- a CDS encoding ChaB family protein yields the protein MPGRQELPSTLERSSQDAQRTWIRAHDSAVEQYGEGERAHRVAYGALKHTYEKVGDHWERKEGGRKGPSDPGSARPRGQGGRSGEGVDEHASKEHLYDVAKRLGVDGRSRMSKAELLDAIRKANRSKTRQARSE from the coding sequence GTGCCTGGACGACAGGAACTTCCGTCGACGCTGGAGCGCTCCTCCCAGGACGCCCAGCGCACCTGGATCAGGGCCCACGACTCGGCGGTGGAGCAGTACGGCGAGGGCGAGCGGGCGCACCGGGTGGCGTACGGGGCGCTCAAGCACACGTACGAGAAGGTCGGCGACCACTGGGAACGCAAGGAGGGCGGCCGGAAGGGGCCCTCCGACCCGGGGTCGGCCCGGCCCCGCGGGCAGGGCGGGCGCAGCGGCGAGGGCGTCGACGAGCACGCCTCCAAGGAGCACCTGTACGACGTCGCGAAGCGTCTCGGCGTCGACGGGCGGTCCCGGATGTCGAAGGCGGAGCTGCTGGACGCCATCCGCAAGGCGAACCGTTCGAAGACCCGGCAGGCGCGATCGGAGTGA
- a CDS encoding four-helix bundle copper-binding protein, which produces MTTTPSTTSQQELIQFLEDRFACAQACTECARACALRASLVDPGGSEEQELLRRKGIMCAEVCDATCRVLSEQNSQDEAGIRAQLEWCRAVCLESAHVFDRHPGAEESAEACRACARACGEFIATLS; this is translated from the coding sequence GTGACTACGACACCATCGACGACTTCGCAACAGGAACTCATCCAGTTCCTGGAGGACCGTTTCGCATGCGCGCAGGCCTGTACGGAGTGCGCGCGGGCGTGTGCGCTCCGCGCGAGCCTGGTGGACCCCGGCGGGAGCGAGGAGCAGGAACTGCTGCGGCGCAAGGGCATCATGTGCGCGGAAGTCTGCGACGCGACCTGCCGGGTGCTGTCCGAGCAGAACAGCCAGGACGAGGCGGGCATCCGCGCCCAACTGGAGTGGTGCCGGGCGGTCTGCCTGGAGAGCGCGCACGTCTTCGACCGGCATCCGGGCGCCGAGGAGAGCGCGGAGGCCTGCCGGGCGTGCGCCCGGGCCTGCGGGGAGTTCATCGCGACCCTGAGCTGA
- a CDS encoding acyl-CoA dehydrogenase family protein, with protein sequence MHLDHTPEQQRLRSELRAYFAELVPDNAYARYADPAAQKRFYRATIRRLGDDGWLGVGWPKEYGGRGLTPMEQFIFFDEAAQAGVPLPLMALNTVGPTIMRFGTQEQKSYFLPKILSGEIDFAIGYSEPDAGTDLASLKTRAVRDGDEYVVNGQKIWTTNGDTADWVWLAVRTDPGAPPHKGITMLLVPTTDPGYSCTLIRTLASHDTTASYYENIRVPVSRRVGEENQGWRLITNQLNHERVTLAAHGTMAIRALHDVQRWASQTKLADGRRVIDLPWVRRRLAQTHVRLDALKLLNWQMVSAVQDGTLTPQDASAVKVYGSEARRDAYAWLMEIVAAAGALKEGSAGAVLHGELERGYRSAVIFTFGGGNNEIQREIISWIGLGMPRVRR encoded by the coding sequence GTGCATCTCGACCACACGCCCGAGCAGCAGCGGCTGCGCAGCGAACTGCGCGCGTACTTCGCCGAACTGGTGCCGGACAACGCGTACGCCCGCTATGCCGACCCGGCCGCCCAGAAGCGGTTCTACCGGGCCACCATCCGGCGCCTGGGCGACGACGGCTGGCTCGGGGTGGGCTGGCCGAAGGAGTACGGCGGCCGGGGCCTGACGCCCATGGAGCAGTTCATCTTCTTCGACGAGGCCGCGCAGGCCGGCGTCCCGCTGCCGCTGATGGCACTCAACACCGTAGGCCCGACGATCATGCGCTTCGGTACGCAGGAGCAGAAGTCGTACTTCCTGCCGAAAATTTTGTCCGGCGAGATCGACTTCGCCATCGGCTACAGCGAGCCAGACGCGGGCACCGACCTGGCCTCCCTGAAGACCCGCGCGGTACGGGACGGCGACGAGTACGTGGTCAACGGTCAGAAGATCTGGACGACCAACGGCGACACGGCCGACTGGGTGTGGCTGGCGGTGCGCACCGACCCCGGGGCGCCGCCGCACAAGGGCATCACCATGCTCCTGGTGCCGACCACCGATCCCGGCTACTCCTGCACCCTGATCAGGACACTGGCCTCGCACGACACCACTGCCAGCTACTACGAGAACATCCGCGTCCCCGTCTCCCGCCGCGTGGGCGAGGAGAACCAGGGCTGGCGACTGATCACCAATCAGCTCAACCACGAACGGGTCACGCTCGCCGCGCACGGCACCATGGCCATCCGTGCCCTGCACGACGTGCAGCGCTGGGCCTCCCAGACCAAGCTGGCCGACGGCCGCCGCGTCATCGACCTGCCCTGGGTGCGCCGACGCCTGGCGCAGACCCATGTGAGACTCGACGCGCTCAAACTGCTCAACTGGCAGATGGTCAGCGCCGTCCAGGACGGCACGCTCACCCCGCAGGACGCCTCCGCGGTCAAGGTCTACGGCTCCGAGGCCCGCCGTGACGCCTACGCCTGGCTCATGGAGATCGTCGCCGCCGCGGGCGCCCTCAAGGAGGGCTCGGCCGGCGCCGTACTGCACGGGGAACTCGAACGCGGCTACCGCTCCGCGGTCATCTTCACCTTCGGCGGCGGCAACAACGAGATCCAGCGCGAGATCATCTCCTGGATCGGGCTGGGGATGCCGCGGGTACGGCGTTAG
- a CDS encoding lysylphosphatidylglycerol synthase transmembrane domain-containing protein produces MVGRSARSGLLWWLAAVVLVVAVVLVAVLRRRELAQAYHLMAGVRPLPVTVAVVCEALSLVCFAAVYRWLLAAGGIRWNLRRTSAVVVAANAVAGALPGGAAFSAAWVFRQMRRRGVEQVLAAAVLVVAGGLSLLGLAVVLVAGVVASGPARLLTVLLPMVVVLLVLGIGLAVFGATRFPGFQAAVGRAWRNAGRRSHRILRGQEALAHLVGQARSLQPGPRPWLRPLAFALLNWVFDIACLAASLWALGIGVPWRSLLLAYVLTQIPGSLRLTPGSLGIVETSLSALLVLYGLRPGPAIAATLLYRAISYWALQPIGWACWLAITLQTGPSRSAPRHRPRRSNLSP; encoded by the coding sequence ATGGTGGGGCGTTCCGCGCGATCGGGCCTGCTGTGGTGGCTGGCGGCCGTGGTCCTCGTGGTGGCCGTGGTCTTGGTCGCCGTCCTGCGGCGGCGTGAACTGGCGCAGGCCTACCACCTCATGGCGGGGGTGCGCCCGCTGCCGGTCACGGTCGCCGTGGTGTGTGAGGCGCTGTCGCTCGTGTGTTTCGCCGCGGTGTACCGCTGGCTGCTGGCGGCGGGCGGGATCCGCTGGAACCTGCGGCGCACGTCGGCGGTCGTCGTGGCTGCCAACGCCGTGGCCGGTGCGTTGCCCGGCGGCGCGGCGTTCTCCGCGGCCTGGGTGTTCCGGCAGATGCGCCGGCGGGGCGTGGAGCAGGTGCTCGCCGCCGCCGTGCTGGTAGTGGCCGGAGGGTTGTCGCTGCTCGGTCTGGCCGTGGTGCTCGTGGCCGGCGTGGTCGCCTCGGGACCGGCGAGGCTGCTGACCGTTCTGCTCCCGATGGTCGTGGTGCTGCTGGTCCTGGGTATCGGCCTGGCGGTCTTCGGAGCAACCCGCTTTCCCGGCTTTCAAGCAGCGGTGGGCCGAGCGTGGAGGAACGCCGGGCGGCGCTCCCACCGCATCCTGCGGGGTCAGGAGGCACTCGCCCACCTGGTCGGACAGGCCCGTAGCCTGCAGCCCGGCCCGCGGCCCTGGCTGCGGCCGCTCGCGTTCGCACTGCTGAACTGGGTCTTCGACATCGCCTGCCTCGCCGCCAGTCTGTGGGCGCTGGGCATCGGCGTGCCCTGGCGCAGCCTGCTGCTCGCCTACGTCCTCACCCAGATCCCCGGCAGTCTGCGCCTCACCCCGGGCAGCCTCGGCATCGTCGAGACGAGCCTGTCCGCCCTGCTCGTCCTCTATGGCCTGCGGCCCGGACCGGCCATCGCCGCAACGCTCCTGTACCGGGCCATCAGCTACTGGGCCCTGCAGCCCATCGGCTGGGCGTGCTGGCTCGCGATCACCCTCCAGACTGGTCCGTCCCGCTCCGCGCCCCGCCACCGGCCACGACGGAGCAATCTCAGCCCGTAG
- a CDS encoding GAF domain-containing protein yields the protein MSAGCMHGDEPLTLHLDQVPDEVRLRVDAVRGIRDRVRTPLEPVLAVGRGPDLPQVLRQVVDAAVALVNAEYGALGVIGEDHTPAEFVPVAIPDEGRKLIGVLPQGHEVLGPLIRHPAPVRLAQISGHPDFHASPEHHPPMHSLLGVPVRGRDEVSGKLCLAIKQLAKEFDAEDESIVSTLAVAAGSAPKCAPSPSSSFGA from the coding sequence GTGAGCGCGGGCTGCATGCACGGGGACGAGCCGCTGACACTGCATCTGGACCAGGTGCCGGACGAGGTGCGGCTGCGCGTCGACGCGGTCCGTGGGATCCGGGACCGCGTGCGCACTCCGCTGGAGCCGGTCTTGGCCGTCGGCCGGGGACCGGACTTGCCTCAGGTGCTGCGGCAGGTCGTCGATGCGGCGGTCGCACTGGTGAACGCCGAGTACGGGGCGCTCGGAGTGATCGGCGAGGACCACACGCCGGCGGAGTTCGTACCGGTCGCAATCCCTGACGAGGGCCGGAAGCTCATCGGCGTGCTGCCGCAGGGCCACGAAGTCCTCGGCCCGCTGATCAGGCACCCGGCGCCGGTTCGGCTCGCCCAGATCTCCGGTCACCCGGATTTCCACGCTTCTCCCGAGCACCATCCGCCCATGCACTCGCTGCTGGGAGTCCCCGTGCGGGGGCGGGACGAGGTCTCCGGCAAGCTGTGCCTCGCGATCAAGCAATTGGCGAAGGAGTTCGACGCGGAGGACGAGTCGATCGTCAGCACGCTCGCCGTCGCGGCCGGGTCGGCCCCGAAGTGCGCGCCCAGCCCGTCGTCGTCCTTCGGTGCGTGA
- a CDS encoding site-2 protease family protein, giving the protein MRATFTLGRITGVRIGVHWSVLLIFGIITFGLAQGQFPHVAPGHAPLVYWAAGLGTAVVFFASLLAHELAHAVVARRNGVVVDDIVLWLLGGVARLKSEASSPTAELRIAGVGPLVSLLLGGLFLLGTWLLALASAPGLVVEVAAWLAGINLLLAVFNALPAAPLDGGRLLRAFLWWRTGDRLRATAGATGAGRVLGWLLMVLGLVVFMRGGGLGGLWLALIGWFLIAAATAEGRQAQLRGVLAGVPVRDAMTRDPLTVPAVLTVAGLLADPRYRYRHSAFPVSGVDGAPVGLVTLDGARQVPPERTGAVTVGEVMVPLSRTTVAGPDDSLADLLPRMESGAEHRVLVMDQGRVVGILSLSDVSRTVTWLMGAAPRR; this is encoded by the coding sequence GTGCGGGCGACCTTTACGCTGGGGCGGATCACGGGAGTCCGGATCGGGGTCCACTGGAGCGTGCTGCTCATTTTCGGCATCATCACGTTCGGTCTCGCGCAGGGCCAGTTCCCACACGTGGCTCCGGGCCATGCCCCGCTGGTGTACTGGGCGGCGGGCCTCGGGACCGCCGTGGTCTTCTTCGCCTCTCTGCTCGCCCACGAATTGGCGCACGCCGTGGTGGCGCGGCGTAACGGGGTGGTCGTGGACGACATCGTGCTGTGGCTGCTGGGCGGGGTGGCCCGGCTGAAGTCGGAGGCGTCCAGCCCGACGGCGGAGCTGCGGATCGCTGGAGTCGGCCCACTGGTCAGCCTCCTGTTGGGCGGACTCTTCCTCCTGGGCACCTGGCTGCTCGCGCTGGCGTCCGCACCCGGACTCGTGGTCGAAGTCGCGGCCTGGCTTGCGGGCATCAATCTGTTGCTCGCCGTCTTCAACGCCCTTCCCGCCGCTCCGCTCGACGGAGGGCGGCTGTTGCGCGCCTTCCTGTGGTGGCGTACGGGAGACCGGCTGCGGGCGACCGCCGGGGCCACCGGGGCGGGACGTGTCCTTGGCTGGCTGCTCATGGTGCTGGGGCTTGTGGTGTTCATGAGAGGTGGTGGGCTCGGCGGGCTGTGGCTGGCGCTGATCGGCTGGTTCCTCATCGCGGCGGCCACCGCTGAGGGGCGGCAGGCGCAGTTGCGCGGTGTGCTTGCCGGTGTCCCGGTGCGGGACGCCATGACAAGGGATCCGCTCACGGTGCCCGCAGTCCTGACGGTCGCGGGTCTGCTGGCCGACCCGCGGTATCGATACCGGCATTCGGCGTTCCCGGTGAGCGGCGTGGACGGGGCACCGGTCGGGCTGGTGACGCTGGACGGCGCCAGGCAGGTGCCGCCGGAACGGACCGGGGCAGTGACGGTGGGTGAGGTGATGGTGCCGCTGTCGCGGACCACCGTCGCTGGTCCGGACGACTCACTGGCGGATCTGCTGCCCCGCATGGAGTCAGGCGCCGAGCACCGCGTCCTGGTGATGGACCAGGGCAGAGTCGTCGGGATCCTGTCGTTGTCGGACGTCAGCCGTACGGTGACCTGGCTGATGGGTGCCGCCCCGCGGAGGTGA
- the polX gene encoding DNA polymerase/3'-5' exonuclease PolX, whose translation MVRPNEEVEALLQEYADLIAITGGDAFKARAYEKAARAIGGHPADVSHLDVTGLKEIPGVGKSIAEKVIEYFRTGKVAVVEERRAGIPAGVRQLITIPTLGPKKAMALYEDLHISSVSELTDAIKAEKLRDLKGFGKKTEENILHGIALMQQAGGRILLSTAMEAAEDIVTELSHIPGCEHCAYAGSLRRMRETVGDIDILVAAGRSAPFMDALTELPATAEIIVHGEKKTSIRTVQGLQVDLRVVRPDSWGAGLQYFTGSKAHNIRTRTIAVHLGLKLSEYGLFATEDGKRVASRSEEEVYARLGLPWMPPTLREDRGEIEAGLRGELPEVVMEGDIKGDLHTHTDLTDGLAPLEEMVTAAAERGYAYYAVTDHAPNLYMQRMTDQKILAQREQVRSLDGRHHGMRLLHGTELNIGPEGEVDWPDEFLQGFDICLASVHSHFNLGWKAMTRRIVRACENPHINVIGHPTTRLIGKRPGIDADLDEVFAACARTGTALEINAQPDRLDLGDEDILRARSHGAKFAIDTDAHSILQLGYLRYGIGTAQRGWLTPDDVINTWPLRRLRRFLRKDRVG comes from the coding sequence GTGGTCCGGCCCAACGAGGAGGTCGAGGCACTCCTGCAGGAGTACGCGGACCTCATCGCCATCACCGGAGGCGACGCGTTCAAGGCGCGCGCCTACGAAAAGGCGGCCCGCGCGATCGGCGGCCACCCCGCCGATGTCTCCCACCTCGACGTCACGGGGCTGAAAGAGATCCCGGGCGTGGGCAAGTCGATCGCCGAGAAGGTCATCGAGTATTTCCGCACCGGCAAGGTCGCGGTGGTCGAGGAGAGGCGGGCCGGCATTCCCGCAGGGGTACGGCAGCTCATCACCATCCCCACCCTCGGCCCCAAGAAGGCGATGGCACTCTATGAGGATCTGCACATCTCCTCGGTGAGCGAACTGACCGACGCAATCAAGGCGGAGAAACTGCGCGACCTGAAGGGCTTCGGGAAGAAGACCGAGGAGAACATCCTGCACGGCATCGCCCTCATGCAGCAGGCAGGAGGGCGGATCCTGCTGAGTACCGCCATGGAGGCCGCCGAGGACATCGTCACGGAACTCTCCCACATCCCGGGCTGTGAACACTGCGCGTACGCCGGTTCGCTCCGCCGCATGAGGGAAACCGTCGGCGACATCGACATCCTCGTCGCCGCCGGCCGGTCGGCCCCCTTCATGGACGCACTCACCGAACTGCCTGCCACCGCTGAGATCATCGTGCACGGCGAGAAGAAGACCTCGATCCGTACCGTCCAGGGCCTCCAGGTCGACCTGCGCGTGGTGCGACCGGACTCCTGGGGCGCTGGTCTGCAGTACTTCACCGGCTCCAAGGCGCACAACATCCGCACCCGCACGATCGCCGTCCACCTGGGGCTGAAGCTCTCCGAGTACGGCCTGTTCGCAACCGAGGACGGGAAGCGGGTCGCCTCCCGCTCCGAGGAGGAGGTGTACGCCCGGCTCGGCCTGCCCTGGATGCCGCCCACGCTGCGCGAGGACCGGGGGGAGATCGAGGCCGGTCTGCGTGGCGAGCTGCCAGAGGTGGTGATGGAGGGCGACATCAAGGGAGATCTGCACACCCATACCGACCTCACCGACGGCCTCGCTCCGCTGGAGGAGATGGTGACGGCGGCCGCCGAGCGGGGTTACGCGTACTACGCGGTCACCGACCACGCACCGAACCTGTACATGCAGCGCATGACCGACCAGAAGATCCTCGCCCAGCGGGAACAGGTGCGGTCGCTGGACGGCAGACACCACGGGATGCGACTGCTGCACGGCACCGAGCTCAACATCGGCCCCGAAGGAGAGGTGGACTGGCCCGACGAGTTCCTCCAGGGCTTCGACATCTGCCTGGCCTCCGTGCACTCCCACTTCAACCTCGGCTGGAAGGCGATGACCCGACGGATCGTACGCGCCTGCGAGAACCCCCACATCAACGTCATCGGCCATCCCACCACCCGTCTGATCGGCAAACGGCCAGGCATCGACGCCGACCTCGACGAGGTGTTCGCCGCCTGCGCGCGGACCGGCACGGCCCTGGAGATCAACGCCCAGCCAGACCGCCTCGACCTGGGCGACGAGGACATCCTCCGGGCCAGAAGTCACGGGGCGAAGTTCGCCATCGACACCGACGCCCACTCGATCCTTCAGCTCGGGTACCTCCGCTACGGGATCGGCACGGCACAACGCGGCTGGCTCACCCCGGACGATGTGATCAACACGTGGCCGCTTCGCCGGCTGCGCCGGTTCCTGCGCAAAGACCGGGTGGGCTGA